A genomic segment from Tachysurus fulvidraco isolate hzauxx_2018 chromosome 21, HZAU_PFXX_2.0, whole genome shotgun sequence encodes:
- the arl3l1 gene encoding ADP ribosylation factor like GTPase 3, like 1: MFVQGLFSVIEKLKGTTEQELRIVLLGLDNAGKTTLLKQLASEDVNTITPTQGFNIKSVTCHGMKLNVWDIGGQRKIRPFWKKYLENTDLLIYVIDSADKKRFEETGLELSELIDEENLKGVPVLIFANKQDLTTASTASEIAEGLNLHTYRDREWQIQACSAISGEGVQDGMNWISNNIVNKK; the protein is encoded by the exons ATGTTTGTCCAGGGTTTATTTTCCGTCATTGAGAAACTAAAGGGAACGACAGAGCAGGAGCTCAGGATCGTTCTTCTTGGTCTGGATAACGCTGGGAAAACCACCCTTCTGAAACAGCTCGCCTCAGAAGATGTGAACACCATCACGCCGACTCAG GGCTTTAACATTAAGAGTGTAACCTGTCACGGAATGAAACTGAATGTCTGGGACATCGGGGGGCAGAGGAAGATCCGCCCTTTCTGGAAAAAGTATCTGGAGAACACAgatttgttg ATTTACGTCATAGACAGTGCAGACAAGAAGAGGTTTGAAGAAACAGGCCTG GAGCTTTCAGAACTGATCGATGAGGAGAATCTGAAGGGAGTGCCTGTGCTCATCTTTGCCAATAAGCAGGATCTGACCACAGCATCTACAGCCAGCGAGATCGCAGAGGGTCTCAACCTGCACACGTACCGGGATCGAGAGTGGCAGATCCAGGCCTGTTCGGCTATTTCTGGCGAAGGAGTCCAG GATGGAATGAACTGGATCAGCAACaacattgtaaataaaaagtaa